The following are encoded together in the Sphingorhabdus pulchriflava genome:
- a CDS encoding PepSY domain-containing protein yields the protein MKHRTRIHVNASRLHKWLALVIGAQLLIWFTSGVIMSFLPIDKVRGEHLVDRETIAAIPPNTPMVAPATLVTQAGAPVEAVALRMLDGRAIAEVATGQGIRLFDARTGAALPPVDAVQATRIARTAWKGADKPASLPSRITAESPEYRGALPAWRIAFTDADHTSVFIAAESGKITAVRTGTWRLYDFFWSLHIMDWKNHENFNTWWLLAFAIGGLILGLAGTILLFMRWPVRRRRSVR from the coding sequence ATGAAACATCGTACACGCATCCACGTTAATGCCAGTCGTCTGCATAAATGGCTGGCGCTGGTGATCGGCGCGCAGCTCCTGATCTGGTTCACCAGCGGCGTCATCATGAGTTTTCTGCCTATCGACAAGGTGCGCGGCGAACATCTGGTGGATCGTGAGACCATTGCCGCAATTCCGCCGAACACGCCGATGGTTGCTCCCGCAACGCTGGTCACGCAGGCTGGTGCGCCGGTCGAAGCGGTTGCTTTGCGGATGCTCGACGGGCGAGCTATTGCCGAGGTTGCGACCGGACAGGGTATACGCCTGTTCGATGCCCGAACCGGCGCGGCCTTGCCGCCAGTCGATGCCGTCCAAGCCACCCGGATTGCACGGACGGCTTGGAAAGGGGCGGACAAGCCTGCATCCCTGCCTAGTCGCATTACCGCCGAAAGCCCCGAATATCGGGGCGCGCTGCCCGCATGGCGTATCGCCTTCACCGACGCCGACCACACAAGCGTCTTCATTGCGGCGGAGAGCGGCAAGATCACCGCCGTCCGCACCGGAACATGGCGGCTCTACGATTTCTTCTGGAGCCTGCATATCATGGACTGGAAGAACCACGAGAATTTCAACACCTGGTGGTTGCTGGCCTTCGCCATCGGCGGGCTGATCTTGGGCCTTGCTGGCACGATCTTGCTGTTCATGCGCTGGCCCGTTCGGCGCAGGCGATCGGTGCGATGA